From one Streptomyces sp. R41 genomic stretch:
- a CDS encoding TIGR02234 family membrane protein produces MEYVTAVPHPRSEAAGPARSGRRSLGVALLSGALGAAVALLSTRQSWSEGTATVAGGAFPLTAKGSDVTGVPAALAIVGLAALVAVFAVRRSGRLLVSALLALSGAGTVAAAVLGASDSSALDEKAAAASGNTAATADALSHTVWPYVAAAGGALILLAGLLALRYGRLWPAMSGRYERDGTPRPRKAKPVDPDRPEDLWKALDRGEDPTGPDPAGAQGT; encoded by the coding sequence GTGGAGTACGTGACTGCTGTTCCTCACCCCCGATCCGAAGCCGCCGGGCCCGCCCGGTCCGGCCGCCGCAGCCTTGGCGTCGCCCTGCTCAGCGGCGCGCTCGGCGCGGCCGTGGCCCTGCTGTCCACCCGGCAGAGCTGGTCGGAGGGCACCGCGACAGTGGCCGGCGGCGCCTTCCCGCTGACCGCCAAGGGCAGCGACGTCACGGGCGTGCCCGCGGCGCTCGCCATAGTGGGCCTCGCCGCGCTCGTCGCCGTCTTCGCCGTACGCCGCTCCGGCCGCCTCCTGGTCTCCGCGCTGCTCGCGCTCTCCGGCGCGGGCACGGTCGCCGCGGCCGTGCTCGGCGCGAGCGACAGCTCGGCGCTCGACGAGAAGGCCGCGGCGGCCTCCGGCAACACCGCCGCCACCGCGGACGCGCTCAGCCACACCGTCTGGCCGTACGTCGCGGCCGCGGGCGGGGCGCTGATCCTCCTCGCGGGGCTGCTCGCGCTGCGCTACGGGCGGCTGTGGCCCGCGATGTCGGGCCGTTACGAGCGCGACGGGACGCCCCGGCCGCGCAAGGCCAAGCCTGTCGACCCGGACCGCCCCGAGGACCTCTGGAAGGCGCTCGACCGCGGCGAGGACCCGACGGGGCCGGACCCGGCCGGGGCGCAAGGGACTTAG
- a CDS encoding anthranilate synthase component I — translation MDLETFRKLATDRRVIPVSRKLLADGDTPVALYRKLAAERPGTFLLESAENGRSWSRYSFVGVRSHATLTERDGQAHWLGTPPVGVPVDGDPLAALRATIEALHTPHGESLPPFTGGMVGYLGYDIVRRLERIGPGERDDLKLPELTMLLTSDLAVMDHWDGSVQLIANAINHNDLDTGVDEAYADAVARLDAMEADLSRAISQPPAALPPSELPEYTALWGGPDFQDAVEDIKERIRAGEAFQVVPSQRFETPCTASALDVYRVLRATNPSPYMYLFRFDGFDVVGSSPEALVKVEDGQAMVHPIAGTRPRGATVQEDQALADELIADPKERAEHLMLVDLGRNDLGRVCEPGSVEVVDFMSIERYSHVMHIVSTVTGRVAAGRTAFDVLTACFPAGTLSGAPKPRAMQIIDELEPSRRGLYGGCVGYLDFAGDSDTAIAIRTALLRDGTAYVQAGAGIVADSDPVAEDNECRNKAAAVLRAVHTANRLGQ, via the coding sequence ATGGACCTCGAGACGTTCCGCAAGCTGGCCACAGACCGCCGCGTGATCCCCGTCAGCCGCAAGCTCCTCGCGGACGGCGACACGCCGGTCGCGCTCTACCGCAAGCTCGCCGCCGAGCGCCCCGGCACCTTCCTCCTGGAATCCGCTGAGAACGGCCGCTCCTGGTCCCGCTACTCCTTCGTGGGCGTCCGCAGCCACGCCACCCTCACGGAGCGCGACGGGCAGGCCCACTGGCTCGGTACGCCACCCGTGGGCGTCCCCGTCGACGGCGATCCGCTCGCCGCCCTGCGCGCCACCATCGAGGCGCTGCACACCCCGCACGGCGAGAGCCTGCCCCCGTTCACCGGCGGCATGGTCGGCTATCTGGGCTACGACATCGTGCGCCGCCTGGAGAGGATCGGCCCCGGCGAGCGGGACGACCTGAAGCTGCCCGAGCTGACCATGCTGCTCACCAGCGATCTCGCGGTGATGGACCACTGGGACGGCTCGGTCCAGCTGATCGCCAACGCGATCAACCACAACGACCTCGACACGGGTGTCGACGAGGCCTACGCGGACGCCGTCGCCCGCCTCGACGCCATGGAGGCCGACCTCTCGCGCGCGATCTCGCAGCCGCCGGCCGCGCTGCCGCCCTCCGAGCTCCCCGAGTACACCGCGCTCTGGGGCGGCCCCGACTTCCAGGACGCCGTCGAGGACATCAAGGAGCGCATCCGGGCGGGCGAGGCCTTCCAGGTCGTCCCCTCCCAGCGCTTCGAGACCCCGTGCACGGCAAGCGCGTTGGACGTGTATCGCGTGCTGAGGGCGACCAATCCCTCCCCGTACATGTACCTGTTCCGCTTCGACGGCTTCGATGTCGTCGGCTCCTCCCCGGAGGCCCTGGTCAAGGTCGAGGACGGGCAGGCGATGGTGCACCCGATCGCGGGTACCCGGCCGCGCGGCGCCACCGTCCAGGAGGACCAGGCCCTCGCCGACGAGCTGATCGCCGACCCCAAGGAGCGCGCCGAGCACCTGATGCTCGTCGACCTGGGACGCAACGACCTCGGCCGGGTCTGCGAGCCCGGCTCCGTAGAGGTCGTCGACTTCATGTCCATCGAGCGGTACTCGCACGTGATGCACATCGTGTCAACCGTGACCGGGCGGGTCGCGGCGGGCCGTACGGCCTTCGACGTACTGACGGCCTGCTTCCCGGCCGGCACCCTCTCCGGCGCCCCCAAGCCGCGCGCGATGCAGATCATCGACGAACTGGAGCCGTCCAGGCGCGGGTTGTACGGCGGCTGCGTGGGCTACCTGGACTTCGCGGGCGACTCCGACACCGCCATCGCCATCCGCACGGCCCTGCTCCGGGACGGCACCGCGTACGTCCAGGCGGGCGCCGGAATCGTCGCCGACTCCGACCCCGTCGCGGAGGACAACGAGTGCCGCAACAAGGCCGCGGCGGTCCTGCGCGCGGTGCACACGGCGAACCGGCTCGGACAGTAG
- the hisI gene encoding phosphoribosyl-AMP cyclohydrolase, which produces MTSTPLPRRPSSLDPEIAARLKRSADGLVPAIAQQYDTGEVLMLGWMDDEALHRTLTTGRCTYWSRSRQEYWVKGDTSGHFQHVKSVALDCDADTVLVKVDQVGAACHTGARTCFDADVLLDELLKDADSGVPSLDQ; this is translated from the coding sequence ATGACCAGCACGCCCTTGCCCCGCAGGCCCAGCAGCCTGGATCCCGAGATCGCCGCGCGCCTCAAGCGCAGCGCCGACGGGCTCGTCCCCGCCATCGCCCAGCAGTACGACACCGGTGAGGTGCTGATGCTGGGCTGGATGGACGACGAGGCGCTGCATCGCACGCTCACCACGGGCCGCTGCACCTACTGGTCGCGCAGCCGCCAGGAGTACTGGGTCAAGGGCGACACGTCCGGCCACTTCCAGCACGTGAAGTCCGTGGCCCTGGACTGCGACGCCGACACGGTCCTGGTGAAGGTCGACCAGGTGGGCGCCGCCTGCCACACCGGCGCCCGCACCTGCTTCGACGCCGACGTACTGCTCGACGAGCTCCTCAAGGACGCCGATTCCGGCGTGCCGTCACTGGATCAGTAA